In Streptomyces sp. P3, one DNA window encodes the following:
- a CDS encoding P-II family nitrogen regulator, with protein sequence MKLITAVVKPHRLDEIKEALQAFGVHGLTVTEASGYGRQRGHTEVYRGAEYTVDLVPKIRIEVLAEDDDAEQLIDVIVKAARTGKIGDGKVWSLPVETAVRVRTGERGPDAL encoded by the coding sequence ATGAAGCTCATCACCGCCGTCGTCAAGCCCCACCGGCTCGACGAGATCAAGGAAGCCCTGCAGGCCTTCGGCGTGCACGGACTGACGGTCACCGAGGCCAGCGGCTACGGTCGTCAGCGGGGACACACCGAGGTCTACCGCGGCGCCGAGTACACGGTGGACCTGGTCCCCAAGATCCGCATCGAGGTGCTGGCGGAGGACGACGACGCCGAGCAGCTGATCGACGTCATCGTCAAGGCCGCCCGCACCGGCAAGATCGGTGACGGCAAGGTCTGGTCCCTCCCGGTCGAGACGGCCGTACGGGTCCGCACCGGCGAGCGCGGCCCGGACGCGCTCTGA
- a CDS encoding ammonium transporter, whose translation MAAAITLAAEAPKLSSANTGFMLICSALVLIMTPGLAFFYGGMVRVKSTLNMLMMSFISIGIVTILWVLYGFSLAFGTDSGSLIGWNSDWLGLSNIGLTELWDGYTIPIFVFMVFQMMFAIITPALISGALADRVKFSAWALFVALWATVVYFPVAHWVWGAGGWAFELGVIDFAGGTAVHINAGAAALGVILVIGKRVGFKKDPMRPHSLPLVMLGAGLLWFGWFGFNAGSWLGNDDGVGALMFVNTQVATAAAMLAWLIYEKIRHGAFTTLGAASGAVAGLVAITPSGGAVSPLGAIAVGAIAGLLCAMAVGLKYKFGYDDSLDVVGVHLVGGVIGSLLIGFFATGKGQSAATGVFYGDHSFDQLWKQCAGVFAVLAYSLVVSAILAFLLDKTIGMRVSEDDEIAGIDQAEHAETAYDFSGAGGGAARTTALPTAVAGASKKVDA comes from the coding sequence ATGGCAGCAGCCATCACGCTTGCCGCGGAGGCACCCAAGCTGTCCTCCGCGAACACAGGCTTCATGCTCATCTGTTCCGCCCTGGTGCTGATCATGACCCCGGGCCTCGCCTTCTTCTACGGAGGCATGGTCCGGGTCAAAAGCACGCTGAACATGCTGATGATGAGTTTCATCAGCATCGGGATCGTCACCATCCTGTGGGTGTTGTACGGCTTCTCGCTCGCCTTCGGGACCGACTCCGGCAGCCTCATCGGCTGGAACTCCGACTGGCTCGGTCTCAGCAACATCGGCCTGACGGAGCTGTGGGACGGTTACACCATCCCGATCTTCGTGTTCATGGTCTTCCAGATGATGTTCGCGATCATCACGCCCGCCCTGATCAGCGGCGCGCTCGCCGACCGCGTCAAGTTCTCCGCCTGGGCGCTGTTCGTCGCCCTGTGGGCCACGGTCGTCTACTTCCCGGTCGCGCACTGGGTCTGGGGCGCCGGCGGCTGGGCCTTCGAGCTGGGCGTCATCGACTTCGCCGGCGGTACGGCCGTGCACATCAACGCCGGTGCCGCCGCCCTCGGCGTGATCCTCGTCATCGGCAAGCGCGTCGGGTTCAAGAAGGACCCGATGCGCCCGCACAGCCTGCCGCTGGTCATGCTCGGCGCCGGTCTGCTGTGGTTCGGCTGGTTCGGCTTCAACGCCGGCTCGTGGCTCGGCAACGACGACGGCGTCGGCGCGCTGATGTTCGTCAACACGCAGGTCGCCACCGCCGCCGCCATGCTGGCCTGGCTCATCTACGAGAAGATCCGCCACGGCGCGTTCACCACGCTGGGCGCCGCCTCCGGTGCGGTCGCCGGTCTGGTCGCCATCACCCCCTCGGGCGGAGCGGTCTCCCCGCTCGGCGCGATCGCCGTCGGCGCCATCGCCGGTCTGCTCTGCGCCATGGCCGTCGGCCTGAAGTACAAGTTCGGTTACGACGACTCGCTCGACGTCGTCGGCGTCCACCTCGTCGGCGGTGTCATCGGCTCGCTGCTGATCGGCTTCTTCGCCACCGGCAAGGGCCAGTCCGCCGCGACCGGCGTCTTCTACGGCGACCACTCCTTCGACCAGCTGTGGAAGCAGTGCGCCGGAGTCTTCGCGGTCCTCGCCTACTCGCTGGTGGTCTCCGCGATCCTCGCCTTCCTCCTCGACAAGACCATCGGCATGCGGGTCTCCGAGGACGACGAGATCGCCGGCATCGACCAGGCCGAGCACGCCGAGACCGCATACGACTTCAGCGGGGCCGGCGGTGGCGCCGCCCGCACGACCGCCCTCCCGACCGCCGTCGCCGGAGCGAGCAAGAAGGTGGACGCATGA
- a CDS encoding bifunctional DNA primase/polymerase: protein MGFTIGGIREIRSGARRRGRSSECTAVAEFTGLWGWDAVPGARAAAGVCSCGRPGCREPGAHPLEFAPRVPAGATLDDVGRTWGGFPGAAVMLPVGRAFDVLDVPEPAGRRALVRLERMGLPLGPVIATPEGRTQFFVAPGAAAELTDLLYRMGWDDPAALDLRGLGPGTFITAPPSDRGGLGPVRWLRPPALDSATRPPEARLLLGTLAYLAHRSRAQGQRETLGRTA, encoded by the coding sequence ATGGGCTTCACGATCGGCGGCATTCGCGAGATCCGCTCCGGCGCGCGCAGGCGCGGTCGCTCCTCCGAGTGCACCGCCGTCGCCGAGTTCACGGGACTGTGGGGCTGGGACGCGGTGCCCGGCGCGCGGGCCGCGGCCGGCGTCTGCTCCTGCGGACGCCCCGGGTGCCGCGAACCCGGGGCACACCCCCTGGAGTTCGCCCCGCGCGTTCCGGCCGGCGCCACCCTCGACGACGTGGGCAGGACATGGGGCGGGTTCCCGGGCGCTGCGGTGATGCTGCCCGTCGGACGCGCGTTCGACGTGCTCGACGTCCCCGAGCCCGCCGGGCGGCGCGCCCTGGTCCGCCTCGAGCGCATGGGCCTGCCCCTGGGCCCGGTCATCGCCACGCCCGAGGGCCGCACCCAGTTCTTCGTCGCTCCCGGCGCCGCAGCCGAGCTGACGGACCTGCTCTACCGGATGGGCTGGGACGACCCGGCCGCTCTCGACCTGCGCGGTCTCGGCCCCGGCACGTTCATCACGGCCCCGCCCTCCGACCGCGGCGGCCTCGGCCCGGTGCGCTGGCTGCGCCCGCCCGCCCTGGACTCGGCGACCCGCCCACCGGAGGCCCGGCTGCTGCTGGGGACACTGGCGTACCTGGCCCACCGGTCACGCGCCCAGGGCCAGCGGGAGACCCTCGGCCGTACCGCCTGA
- the ftsY gene encoding signal recognition particle-docking protein FtsY, translating into METVILAVVIAVVVLAVLGGLVVGSRRKKPLPPPPPAAPDITAPPAEPHVGDEAETPRDEPRRTIEEVDLPDGGSTGTAVEEPPVVPPLEVPELEIPEPTEGRLVRLRARLSRSQNALGKGLLTLLSREHLDDDTWEEIEDTLLTADVGVAPTQELVERLRERVRVLGTRTPEELRALLREELLKLVGTEVDRTVKTEPEDRKPGIVMVVGVNGTGKTTTTGKLARVLVADGRSVVLGAADTFRAAAADQLQTWGERVGAHTVRGPEAGDPASVAFDAVKEGKEMGVDVVLIDTAGRLHTKTGLMDELGKVKRVVEKHAPLDEVLLVLDATTGQNGLVQARVFAEVVDITGIVLTKLDGTAKGGIVVAVQRELGVPVKLVGLGEGADDLAPFEPEAFVDALIGD; encoded by the coding sequence ATGGAAACCGTCATCCTTGCTGTAGTCATCGCCGTGGTCGTGCTCGCAGTGCTCGGCGGGCTGGTCGTCGGCAGCCGGCGGAAGAAGCCGCTGCCTCCGCCGCCTCCCGCAGCGCCCGACATCACCGCCCCTCCGGCCGAACCGCACGTCGGCGACGAGGCCGAGACGCCGCGCGACGAACCGCGCCGCACGATCGAGGAGGTGGATCTTCCCGACGGCGGCTCGACCGGTACCGCCGTCGAGGAGCCCCCCGTCGTCCCCCCTCTCGAGGTTCCCGAACTCGAGATCCCGGAGCCCACCGAGGGCCGGCTGGTGCGCCTGCGCGCCCGCCTCTCCCGCTCCCAGAACGCCCTGGGCAAGGGGCTCCTCACGCTGCTCTCGCGTGAGCACCTCGACGACGACACCTGGGAGGAGATCGAGGACACGCTGCTCACCGCCGACGTCGGCGTGGCCCCCACCCAGGAACTGGTCGAACGGCTGCGCGAGCGCGTGCGGGTGCTCGGTACCCGCACCCCTGAGGAGCTGCGCGCGCTGCTGCGCGAGGAGCTGCTCAAGCTGGTCGGCACCGAGGTCGACCGCACCGTGAAGACCGAGCCCGAGGACCGCAAGCCGGGCATCGTGATGGTCGTCGGCGTCAACGGCACCGGCAAGACCACCACCACCGGCAAGCTCGCGCGCGTGCTCGTCGCCGACGGGCGCTCCGTCGTCCTGGGCGCCGCCGACACCTTCCGCGCGGCCGCCGCCGATCAGCTCCAGACCTGGGGCGAGCGGGTCGGCGCGCACACCGTGCGCGGTCCCGAGGCCGGCGACCCCGCCTCCGTCGCGTTCGACGCGGTGAAGGAGGGCAAGGAGATGGGCGTCGACGTCGTCCTCATCGACACCGCCGGCCGTCTCCACACCAAGACCGGTCTGATGGACGAACTCGGCAAGGTCAAGCGGGTGGTCGAGAAGCACGCCCCGCTGGACGAGGTGCTGCTCGTGCTCGACGCCACCACCGGGCAGAACGGGCTCGTCCAGGCCCGGGTCTTCGCCGAGGTCGTCGACATCACCGGCATCGTGCTGACCAAACTGGACGGCACGGCGAAGGGCGGCATCGTGGTCGCGGTCCAGCGCGAGCTGGGCGTCCCGGTCAAGCTGGTCGGACTGGGCGAGGGGGCGGACGACCTCGCGCCGTTCGAGCCGGAGGCCTTCGTTGACGCCCTTATCGGGGACTGA
- a CDS encoding LLM class flavin-dependent oxidoreductase, producing MPVTVVRFNLVAPGATPAELGVRYRAALEMAAYADRHGVTLVQTEEHHGVENNWLPSPFVFAGAVLGATRRLAVTVSAVIGPLHDPLRLAEDIAVLDLLSGGRLVTVAGIGYRPEEYARAGVDWKRRGLLQDELLETVLKAWTGEEFTYRGRTVRVTPRPATDPHPLLLVGGSSKAAARRAARLGLPFFPSAHLPELEAYYKERLAEYGTEGWTMMPGAETPLLHVAEDPDRAWAEYGRRFLHEARTYASWQSGGIRSAVKSGATTVAELREEGVYRILTPDACVAQGLDNLVLHPLAGGMPVEEGWRSLRLFCEGVLPRLGG from the coding sequence ATGCCCGTCACCGTCGTCCGATTCAACCTCGTCGCCCCCGGTGCGACCCCCGCCGAGCTGGGCGTCCGCTACCGGGCGGCGCTGGAGATGGCCGCATACGCGGACCGGCACGGGGTCACCCTCGTACAGACCGAGGAGCATCACGGCGTCGAGAACAACTGGCTGCCCTCGCCCTTCGTCTTCGCGGGCGCGGTGCTCGGGGCGACGCGCCGGCTGGCGGTGACCGTCTCGGCCGTCATCGGACCGCTGCACGATCCGCTGCGGCTGGCCGAGGACATCGCGGTGCTGGATCTGCTGAGCGGCGGGCGGCTGGTCACGGTCGCCGGGATCGGCTACCGGCCGGAGGAGTACGCCCGGGCCGGAGTGGACTGGAAGCGGCGGGGGCTGCTCCAGGACGAGCTGCTGGAGACCGTGCTGAAGGCCTGGACCGGCGAGGAGTTCACCTACCGGGGGCGCACGGTACGGGTCACTCCCCGCCCGGCGACCGATCCGCACCCGCTGCTGCTGGTGGGCGGATCGTCGAAGGCCGCCGCCCGCCGGGCCGCCCGGCTCGGGCTGCCGTTCTTCCCCAGCGCCCATCTGCCGGAGCTGGAGGCGTACTACAAGGAGCGGCTGGCGGAGTACGGAACGGAAGGCTGGACGATGATGCCGGGCGCCGAGACGCCCCTGCTGCATGTCGCCGAGGATCCGGACCGGGCGTGGGCGGAGTACGGCCGGCGCTTCCTGCACGAGGCGCGGACCTATGCGTCCTGGCAGTCGGGCGGGATCCGTTCGGCGGTGAAGTCGGGGGCGACGACGGTGGCGGAGCTGCGGGAGGAGGGCGTCTACCGCATCCTCACGCCGGACGCGTGCGTGGCTCAGGGGCTCGACAACCTCGTCCTGCATCCGCTGGCGGGCGGGATGCCGGTGGAGGAGGGGTGGCGCAGCCTGCGGCTGTTCTGCGAAGGCGTGCTGCCCCGGCTCGGCGGGTGA
- a CDS encoding sugar porter family MFS transporter, translating into MTSTTQAQQSGAGRAHPDHLGHVVFIAAAAAMGGFLFGYDSSVINGAVEAVRDRYDIGSAALAQVIAIALIGCAVGAATAGRIADRIGRIRVMQIAAVLFTVSAVGSALPFSLWDFAFWRVVGGFAIGMASVIGPAYIAEVAPPAYRGRLGSFQQAAIVIGIAISQLVNWGLLNSAGGDQRGKLMGLEAWQVMLGVMVVPAVLYGLLSFAIPESPRFLISVGRRERAREILEEVEGESVDLDARVAEIEHAMKSEHKSTFKDLLGGSFFFKPIVWIGIGLSVFQQFVGINVAFYYSSTLWQSVGVDPTDSFFYSFTTSIINIVGTVIAMIFVDRIGRRPLALIGSVGMVVGLALEAWAFSFDLVDGRLPATQGWIALIAAHVFVLFFALSWGVVVWVFLGEMFPNRIRAAALGVAASAQWIANWAITASFPSLADRNLSATYVIYTVFAALSIPFVLKYVKETKGKALEEMG; encoded by the coding sequence GTGACCAGCACGACGCAGGCACAGCAGTCAGGAGCCGGCAGGGCTCACCCCGATCATCTCGGGCATGTCGTCTTCATCGCGGCGGCGGCAGCGATGGGCGGATTCCTCTTCGGCTACGACAGCTCCGTGATCAACGGCGCCGTGGAGGCCGTCCGGGACCGCTACGACATCGGCTCCGCGGCCCTCGCCCAGGTCATCGCGATCGCCCTGATCGGCTGCGCCGTCGGAGCCGCGACCGCAGGCCGCATCGCCGACCGCATCGGCCGCATCCGGGTCATGCAGATCGCCGCCGTGCTGTTCACGGTCAGCGCCGTGGGCTCGGCGCTGCCCTTCTCCCTGTGGGACTTCGCCTTCTGGCGGGTCGTCGGCGGCTTCGCCATCGGCATGGCCTCCGTCATCGGCCCCGCCTACATCGCGGAGGTCGCCCCGCCCGCCTACCGCGGTCGGCTCGGCTCCTTCCAGCAGGCCGCCATCGTCATCGGCATCGCGATCTCGCAGCTGGTCAACTGGGGACTGCTCAACTCCGCCGGCGGCGACCAGCGCGGCAAGCTCATGGGCCTGGAGGCCTGGCAGGTCATGCTCGGCGTCATGGTGGTCCCGGCCGTCCTGTACGGCCTGCTCTCCTTCGCCATCCCCGAGTCCCCCCGCTTCCTGATCTCCGTGGGCAGGCGTGAGCGGGCCCGCGAGATCCTCGAGGAGGTCGAAGGCGAGAGCGTCGACCTGGACGCGCGCGTCGCCGAGATCGAGCACGCGATGAAGAGCGAGCACAAGTCGACGTTCAAGGACCTGCTCGGCGGTTCCTTCTTCTTCAAGCCGATCGTCTGGATCGGCATCGGCCTGTCGGTCTTCCAGCAGTTCGTCGGCATCAACGTCGCGTTCTACTACTCCTCGACGCTGTGGCAGTCGGTCGGCGTCGACCCGACCGACTCGTTCTTCTACTCGTTCACGACGTCGATCATCAACATCGTCGGCACCGTCATCGCGATGATCTTCGTGGACCGCATCGGCCGCAGGCCGCTGGCCCTGATCGGTTCCGTCGGCATGGTCGTCGGCCTCGCGCTCGAGGCCTGGGCGTTCTCCTTCGACCTCGTCGACGGCAGGCTGCCGGCCACCCAGGGCTGGATCGCCCTGATCGCCGCCCATGTGTTCGTCCTCTTCTTCGCCCTGTCCTGGGGCGTCGTCGTCTGGGTCTTCCTCGGCGAGATGTTCCCCAACCGCATCCGCGCCGCGGCCCTCGGCGTGGCCGCCTCCGCGCAGTGGATCGCCAACTGGGCCATCACCGCGAGCTTCCCGTCGCTGGCCGACCGGAACCTCTCCGCGACGTACGTGATCTACACGGTCTTCGCGGCGCTCTCCATCCCGTTCGTCCTGAAGTACGTCAAGGAGACGAAGGGCAAGGCACTGGAGGAGATGGGCTGA
- a CDS encoding AAA family ATPase produces MHLKALTLRGFKSFASATTLRFEPGITCVVGPNGSGKSNVVDALSWVMGEQGAKSLRGGKMEDVIFAGTTGRPPLGRAEVSLTIDNSDGALPIEYAEVTITRIMFRNGGSEYQINGDTCRLLDIQDLLSDSGIGREMHVIVGQGQLDSVLHADPMGRRAFIEEAAGVLKHRKRKEKALRKLDAMQANLARVQDLTDELRRQLKPLGRQAAVARRAAVIQADLRDARLRLLADDLVRLREALQTEVADEAALKERKEAAEQELRKALQREALLEDEVRRLTPRLQRARQTWYELSQLAERVRGTVSLADARVKSATSAPLEERRGRDPEDMEREATRIREQEAELEAALEAAQHALDDTVAHRADLERELAVEERRLKDVARAIADRREGLARLNGQVNAARSRAASAQAEIDRLAATRDEAQERAVTAQEEYEALKAEVDGLDADDHELAERHEGARRQLAEAEAALTDAREAATAAERSRAATRARRDALALGLRRKDGTGALLAARDRLNGLLGPAAGLLTVTPGHEVALAAAFGAAADAIAVTTPAAAAEAIRLLRKQDAGRAALLLGGAAGDAPQEQSTDGHRIDGRSTDGQRADRHGADGRPTDGQPVDRHRADGPPYAADLVRGPGELIPAVRRLLRGIVVVGTLEDAEELVYARPDLVAVTAEGDLLGAHFAHGGSAGAPSLLEVQASVDEADAELDELAVRCAELTEAQRAAGERREECAAFVEEAGERRRAADREKSAVAQQLGRLAGQARGAAGEAERSAAAAARAQEALDRAVEEAEELAERLAVAEEMPTEEEPDSSVRDRLAADGANARQTEMEARLQVRTHEERVKGLAGRADSLDRAARAEREARARAEQRRARLRHEAAVADAVASGARQLLAHVEVSVGRAEAERVAADAAKARREQELAAARTAGRDLKGELDKLTDSVHRGEVLGAEKRMRIEQLETRALEELGVEPAGLVSEYGPHQLVPPSPAAEGEVLPEDPEDPRNQPRPFRRAEQEKRLKSAERAYQQLGKVNPLALEEFSALEERHKFLSEQLEDLKKTRTDLLQVVKEVDERVEQVFTEAFRDTARQFEGVFGRLFPGGEGRLILTDPDNMLTTGVDVEARPPGKKVKRLSLLSGGERSLTAVAMLVSIFKARPSPFYVMDEVEAALDDTNLQRLIRIMQELQESSQLIVITHQKRTMEVADALYGVSMQGDGVSKVISQRLR; encoded by the coding sequence GTGCACCTCAAGGCCCTGACCCTCCGGGGGTTCAAGTCGTTCGCCTCCGCGACCACGCTCCGGTTCGAACCGGGGATCACGTGCGTCGTCGGACCGAACGGTTCGGGCAAGTCCAACGTCGTCGACGCACTCAGCTGGGTCATGGGCGAGCAGGGCGCCAAGTCGCTGCGCGGCGGCAAGATGGAAGACGTCATCTTCGCCGGCACCACCGGCCGTCCCCCGCTGGGCCGCGCCGAGGTGTCCCTGACCATCGACAACTCCGACGGGGCCCTCCCCATCGAATACGCCGAGGTCACCATCACGCGGATCATGTTCCGCAACGGCGGCAGCGAGTACCAGATCAACGGCGACACCTGCCGGCTGCTCGACATCCAGGACCTCCTCTCCGACTCCGGCATCGGCCGCGAGATGCACGTCATCGTCGGCCAGGGCCAGCTCGACTCCGTCCTGCACGCCGACCCGATGGGCCGCCGCGCCTTCATCGAGGAGGCCGCGGGCGTCCTCAAGCACCGCAAGCGCAAGGAGAAGGCGCTCCGCAAGCTGGACGCGATGCAGGCCAACCTCGCGCGCGTGCAGGACCTCACCGACGAACTCCGGCGTCAGCTCAAACCCCTCGGCCGGCAGGCCGCCGTGGCCCGCCGCGCCGCCGTCATCCAGGCCGATCTGCGCGACGCCAGACTGCGCCTGCTCGCCGACGATCTCGTACGGCTGCGGGAGGCCCTGCAGACGGAGGTCGCCGACGAGGCCGCTCTCAAGGAGCGCAAGGAGGCGGCCGAGCAGGAGCTGCGGAAGGCCCTGCAGCGCGAGGCCCTCCTGGAGGACGAGGTCCGTCGGCTCACCCCGCGTCTCCAGCGGGCCCGGCAGACCTGGTACGAGCTGTCCCAGCTCGCCGAACGCGTTCGGGGCACCGTCTCGCTCGCCGACGCCCGGGTGAAGAGCGCCACCTCCGCGCCCCTCGAGGAGCGGCGCGGCCGCGACCCCGAGGACATGGAGCGGGAGGCGACCCGGATCCGCGAGCAGGAGGCCGAACTTGAGGCCGCCCTCGAAGCGGCCCAGCACGCACTCGACGACACCGTCGCCCATCGCGCGGACCTGGAACGGGAGCTCGCCGTCGAGGAACGGCGACTGAAGGACGTCGCCCGGGCCATCGCCGACCGTCGCGAGGGCCTGGCCCGGCTGAACGGCCAGGTCAACGCGGCCCGCTCGCGCGCCGCCTCCGCGCAGGCCGAGATCGACCGCCTCGCCGCCACCCGCGACGAGGCCCAGGAACGGGCCGTCACCGCACAGGAGGAGTACGAGGCGCTCAAGGCGGAGGTCGACGGTCTCGACGCGGACGACCACGAGCTTGCCGAGCGGCACGAGGGCGCCAGGCGGCAGCTCGCCGAGGCGGAGGCCGCCCTCACCGACGCCCGCGAGGCGGCCACCGCCGCCGAACGCAGCCGCGCCGCGACCCGGGCCCGCCGGGACGCCCTGGCCCTCGGGCTGCGCCGCAAGGACGGAACGGGAGCCCTGCTGGCCGCGCGTGACCGCCTGAACGGCCTGCTGGGCCCGGCAGCCGGACTGCTGACGGTGACGCCCGGCCACGAGGTCGCGCTCGCGGCGGCCTTCGGCGCAGCCGCGGACGCGATCGCGGTGACGACGCCCGCCGCGGCGGCCGAAGCCATCCGGCTGCTGCGCAAGCAGGACGCGGGGCGCGCCGCACTGCTGCTCGGCGGCGCGGCGGGGGACGCTCCCCAGGAGCAGTCCACCGACGGTCACCGCATCGACGGCCGGTCCACCGACGGGCAGCGCGCCGACCGGCACGGCGCCGATGGCCGGCCCACCGACGGGCAGCCCGTCGACAGGCACCGCGCCGACGGGCCGCCGTACGCTGCCGACCTGGTGCGGGGTCCCGGCGAGCTCATTCCCGCCGTGCGCCGGCTCCTTCGGGGGATCGTGGTCGTGGGCACGCTGGAGGACGCCGAGGAACTGGTCTACGCCCGCCCGGACCTCGTCGCGGTCACCGCCGAGGGAGATCTGCTGGGCGCGCACTTCGCGCACGGCGGGTCCGCCGGGGCGCCCAGCCTGCTGGAGGTGCAGGCGTCCGTCGACGAGGCCGACGCCGAGCTCGACGAGCTGGCCGTGCGCTGTGCGGAGCTGACGGAGGCACAGCGCGCGGCCGGTGAGCGTCGCGAGGAGTGTGCCGCGTTCGTCGAGGAGGCGGGGGAGCGGCGGCGGGCCGCCGACCGGGAGAAGTCGGCCGTGGCGCAGCAGCTCGGGCGGCTCGCCGGGCAGGCCCGGGGCGCGGCCGGTGAGGCCGAGCGGTCCGCGGCGGCCGCGGCGCGGGCGCAGGAGGCGCTGGACCGGGCCGTGGAAGAGGCCGAGGAACTGGCGGAACGGCTGGCCGTCGCCGAGGAGATGCCGACCGAGGAGGAGCCCGACTCCTCGGTGCGGGACCGGCTCGCCGCCGACGGGGCCAACGCGCGGCAGACCGAGATGGAGGCCAGGCTTCAGGTTCGCACCCACGAGGAGCGGGTCAAGGGGCTGGCCGGGCGGGCCGACTCGCTGGACCGGGCCGCGCGGGCGGAACGCGAGGCACGCGCGCGTGCCGAGCAGCGGCGGGCGCGGCTGCGGCACGAGGCGGCCGTCGCGGACGCCGTGGCCTCGGGTGCGCGGCAGCTGCTCGCCCACGTCGAGGTCTCCGTGGGCCGGGCCGAGGCGGAGCGGGTCGCCGCCGACGCGGCCAAGGCGCGGCGGGAGCAGGAGCTGGCCGCCGCCCGCACCGCCGGGCGCGATCTGAAGGGCGAGCTGGACAAGCTGACGGACTCGGTGCACCGCGGCGAGGTGCTCGGCGCCGAGAAGCGCATGCGCATCGAGCAACTGGAGACCAGGGCGCTGGAGGAGCTGGGCGTGGAGCCCGCGGGGCTCGTCTCCGAGTACGGGCCGCACCAGCTCGTGCCGCCCTCGCCGGCCGCCGAGGGCGAGGTGCTGCCGGAGGACCCGGAGGACCCGCGCAACCAGCCGAGGCCCTTCCGGCGCGCCGAGCAGGAGAAGCGGCTGAAGTCGGCCGAGCGCGCCTACCAGCAGCTCGGCAAGGTGAACCCGTTGGCGCTGGAGGAGTTCTCCGCTCTGGAGGAGCGGCACAAGTTCCTCAGCGAGCAGTTGGAGGATCTCAAGAAGACCCGTACCGACCTGCTTCAGGTAGTGAAGGAGGTCGACGAGCGCGTCGAGCAGGTCTTCACCGAGGCGTTCCGGGACACCGCGCGGCAGTTCGAGGGCGTGTTCGGCCGGTTGTTCCCGGGCGGCGAGGGGCGGCTGATCCTGACGGATCCCGACAACATGCTCACCACGGGCGTGGACGTGGAGGCCCGGCCGCCGGGCAAGAAGGTCAAGCGGCTCAGTCTGCTCTCGGGCGGCGAGCGGTCGCTGACCGCGGTCGCCATGCTGGTGTCGATCTTCAAGGCGCGGCCCAGCCCGTTCTACGTCATGGACGAGGTCGAGGCCGCCCTCGACGACACCAACCTGCAGCGGCTCATCCGCATCATGCAGGAGCTGCAGGAGTCCTCGCAGCTGATCGTGATCACGCACCAGAAGCGCACGATGGAGGTCGCCGACGCACTGTACGGCGTGTCCATGCAGGGCGACGGTGTGTCGAAGGTCATCAGCCAGCGCCTGCGTTGA
- a CDS encoding acylphosphatase, which yields MSEDVRLVAWVRGHVQGVGFRWFTRAKALEIGGLSGFALNVADGRVQVVAEGAEDACGELLGWLLGDDTPGRVDGVTEIWDTPRGGYDGFAIR from the coding sequence ATGAGCGAGGATGTACGGCTGGTCGCCTGGGTGCGCGGACACGTGCAGGGCGTGGGATTCCGCTGGTTCACGCGGGCGAAGGCGCTGGAGATCGGCGGCCTGAGTGGTTTTGCTCTCAATGTGGCCGACGGTCGGGTTCAGGTGGTCGCCGAAGGGGCCGAGGACGCGTGCGGGGAACTGCTCGGCTGGCTCCTGGGCGACGACACGCCCGGACGCGTAGACGGAGTCACCGAGATATGGGACACACCGCGCGGAGGTTACGACGGCTTCGCGATCCGCTGA